The Caenibius sp. WL genome includes the window TGTGATCCGACGCTTGCCGGAAAAGCACTCTGCTACCCGAGAGGTCGGCAGATTGAGCAGGCGCGCAATGTCCGCATTCGTGGTCTTTTTTGCCGCTTTGAGGCTCTCGAGCGCGGTGATCAGACCTTTAGAATCTAGCATTCCTGCATAATGGCAGGGCACGCGTAGCGCGTCCGCAACGAACATCGTATTACATGCTTGCCAATATGCTACGGTTATCGTAGCATTGGGTTATGTTCACGGCATCCGACATAATCAACGCACTTGGCGGTTCGGCCGAACTGGCGCGCGGGACCGGCTTTCCGCTCACTACAATCGAAAGCTGGAAGACTGTCAATTTCATTCCCGAGTGGCGCCGCCCCCCGATCCTTGAGCTAGCGCGAAAGAAGAAGCAGCGGATCACCGCAGACGATTTTCCGCCGAAAAGTGCGCGTGTCTCATCCCCCCAACCCAAGGGGAGGGCTGCATGATCTGGGTGTTGATCGCCGTTGGCCTGACGGTACTCGCATGCACAAGCGTAGCGGGTGCAATTGTCGCCGGACTTTGGATCGGCACGGGCATCTATCTCACGGTCAAAACGCAAAGCCGTGGTTGGTACGCCGATCTCGTGTTCGTGTTCGTCTGGCCGATCCACTGGATCATGGAGCGGTAGATGCAGGACGGCATCACCACCCCCATGGCCGGGGTACTGCAATCCACCCCGGCCACCCAGCTTTTCGATGACCGCCTTGGCCAACGTGCCGAAGGCTTCCGGTCTGTTTGTCCTTCCTTCCATTGCGATGGGAATACCCATGGATAGCAACACTGTAGTTCCGAATGGCAAGCTTCCGAGCGAAGCGCAGTACCGGGACAATCTCATTCTCGGGCTGTCGCGCGTCAGCGCCAGGCATGGGCGGGGGCAGGTGGCCGACAAGTCGGGCCGGACCACGCGCGCGCTCGACAAGCTTTTCTCGGGCGGCTCGCACGATACCACCGGCAAGGGCCTGCTCGACTTTCTCGCTGCCGATCTGACGGCGCTGGACGAAGTTCTTGCGCTTTATGGCGTCGGTATTCGTCCGCTGCGCAACGAAGCGGCGAACGATCTTCACACGATTTCCAGCCTGTCGAACCTCGCGGGCCAGTTCGCTGCGGCGCTGGAGGACGGCCATCGCTGCCATGTCGAAACGCTTCAATTGGCCGATGCCGCGCGTCCCCTGATGAAAGCGCTCGGGGCCATTTGCTCCGAGGCCGACCAGATCAAGGGGGCGGCATGAGCAGCCACTGCATCGAAAAGCCGCACGAACACGAGCGCATAATGACGGAGGCCAGTGAAGCTTTCGCCACCCGCATTGCTCTGGCGCGCAGCGGTGTCGCGCTGAAACCGAAGAATGACCTAATCTGGCGCATTCCGTTTCAGGGCAGGCCGTGGCCGGTCGGGTCCGACAAGTGGCGGCGCGGCGAAGCCGTGCGCAAGGCGTTCGAGCAGCGCGAAGCCCTTGTCGAAACACTTCGCGTCAGCCGCGATCCGTGCCCGCGTTGCAACACCCGCAAAGACATCGGCTGCAAGCATTTCCCGCTGGAGGTGCAGGTATGATCGCGCGCGCTCTTCGAAAGATTGAGGCGGACCTCGCCAAGCTGCTCGCTGAGCCGGACCTCATCACTGAGGAAACGCTCGCGCAAATCAGGCGTCAGGTCGCGGCCCAGGCTGAAATGCTGGAATTGGGATTGGAAGAATGACGAAGTATTCCGCCAAACGCACTGCGTGCGCGCATGGTCATGTCCATGACAGCAAAATCGAAGCGGCGCGCTGCGACACGCTTCATACGCTGCAACAGACCGGGAATATCTCCCGTCTGGAAATGCAGCCGGAATTTCCCATCGTTATCGATGGTCGGCACATCTGCACATACCGTGCTGACTTCGCGTATTTCAGTTCGACGTGCCGCATCGTCGAAGATGTGAAAGGCGTGCTGACGCCGGTCTACCGCCTGAAGAAGAAGCTCGTCGAAGCCCTTCATGGTGTTGTCATTGCCGAGTTTCCTCCGCGCAAACGAAAGGCACGGAAGGCGAAGAAGGCGAGGGCGGCCGCATGAACGCCTTTGCGAAACACGGGATCGATCACCTGTCAGCATCGTCGGTGAACCTTTTCATCGCACAGCCGGCACTCTGGTGCGCATCATACCTGATGAAGAAGCGGACTCCGGTAGGCCCGGCCGCGCATCGGGGAACGGCAATCGAATGCGGCGTTGAGGCTGGCCTGTTTGCGCCGGATATGCCGATTGAGGAATGCCAGACACTTGCGCTTGAGAAGTTCCATTCTCTCACGCGGCTGTCTTCTGACCCCCGTATTGAAAAGGAGCGCGGATCTATCGCGCCGTCCGTGGCGGTCGCTCTTGCGGAACTGCGCCAATACGGCGTCCCCGCTGCCCCGGAAGGCGGCGAACGCCAGCACAAGATGGTGATCGATCTTGCCGGTCTTCCCGTCCCGGTTTGGGGATATCTCGACTTCTACTGGGAACAGCACGGCATCATCGGTGACCTCAAGACGGTCGGCCGTATTCCCTCGCAGATCAGCGATGCGCACGCCCGTCAGGGTTCGCTCTACACCCGACACGGATCGAACCTTCAGGTTCGTATGGCCTATGTGTCGGCCAAGAGCATCGCTGTTTACGTCATTGA containing:
- a CDS encoding DUF1064 domain-containing protein, giving the protein MTKYSAKRTACAHGHVHDSKIEAARCDTLHTLQQTGNISRLEMQPEFPIVIDGRHICTYRADFAYFSSTCRIVEDVKGVLTPVYRLKKKLVEALHGVVIAEFPPRKRKARKAKKARAAA
- a CDS encoding carph-isopro domain-containing protein encodes the protein MFTASDIINALGGSAELARGTGFPLTTIESWKTVNFIPEWRRPPILELARKKKQRITADDFPPKSARVSSPQPKGRAA